One Vicugna pacos unplaced genomic scaffold, VicPac4 scaffold_19, whole genome shotgun sequence genomic region harbors:
- the LOC140693370 gene encoding uncharacterized protein, translated as MPQHLVSQLTGLSCTEENEFGLNNTSTYLASWTLGLRAALPHTGAYDNCLPSAPPVHVSPSTFPRLPSSSPILPPSVPLLSQDPERIAGPPAHAQLLPAGPRVGSSSSEPGIGPNGFSALSPCRPLATAWGRGLWLWKCKVRGYRERGEAAAGGRSACHSPPGRQSACVQLDCSGQTPLPAPPAPAPRPQLSRARCAPAPLGPAGLPSVRGWRPLPLFRPRVLPSRASSPRPPTRPHHWAGCVPGGRGLHTRTGRAAWAGAGAGLRAGLQPASPTPLSLPRDPGAAFLSLSRSLRSRLAAWALLPRLRARGCNSQLLLVESGKRSGSLVWSSLVWSAH; from the exons atgccccaacacttggtctcccaacttactggcctgtcctgcactgaggagaatgaatttggactcaataacacttctacctacctagcaagttggacactgggactgagggcagctctcccacacacaggggcctacg ataactgccttccctctgctcctcctgtccatgtgtctccctccacttttccccgcctcccctcctcctcccctattctccctccctcggttccccttctctctcaggacccagagcggatcgctggccctcctgcgcatgcgcagttgctgccagctggaccgcgggttggaagctccagctccgagccggggatcggccccaatggcttctcagctctgtcgccctgtaggcctttggctactgcctggggccggggcctctggctgtggaagtgcaaggtgaggggatatcgggaaaggggtgaggcggctgcgggagggcggtcggcgtgtcacagccccccagggcgccagtcagcgtgtgttcagctggattgctcgggccagacccctctgcccgcgccacctgccccggcgccccggccacagctgtccagggccaggtgtgcccctgcgcctcttggcccagccgggctcccctcagtccgcggctggcgtccgcttcccctcttccgcccgcgagtcctcccctcccgggcttcctctcctaggccgccgacccgtccccaccactgggcgggctgtgtcccgggcgggcggggtctgcacacccggacggggcgggcggcttgggctggggctggggctggcctccgagcggggctgcagcccgcgtcccccaccccgctctccctgccccgcgaccccggggctgccttcctctccctttcccgatccctgaggtccagattagcggcgtgggcgctgctccccaggctgagagcccgcggctgtaactcccagcttctcctggtggagtcgggaaaaaggagcggca gcctcgtatGGAgttccctcgtatggagcgcccactga